The proteins below come from a single Pichia kudriavzevii chromosome 2, complete sequence genomic window:
- a CDS encoding uncharacterized protein (PKUD0B00200; similar to Saccharomyces cerevisiae YJL004C (SYS1); ancestral locus Anc_5.207), with protein sequence MALLSNLRWKINTLIESTIASSNLSVRYASQIILLQVLYYLSASVIFRVTYAVLGWSYSAGVLLNWTDISVENTFGLTLILLWLFNALVSVVIVTLIIGRSKLVWDFVITIHFLHFVLVWIANGIPKNIYWWLLQIISSVFMIVLGTYLTRKIELRDTFFENMTDIELANSK encoded by the coding sequence ATGGcattattatcaaatcTACGCTGGAAAATAAACACTTTGATAGAGTCTACAATTGCTTCGTCTAACCTATCTGTTAGGTACGCTTCGCAGATCATCCTGTTGCAGGTTTTATATTACCTCTCGGCATCGGTGATTTTCAGAGTGACATATGCAGTTCTAGGCTGGAGTTATAGTGCTGGAGTATTACTGAACTGGACGGACATCTCAGTGGAAAATACGTTTGGTCTCACACTAATACTGCTATGGCTATTCAATGCCTTAGTTTCCGTTGTGATTGTCACTTTGATTATAGGGCGTTCAAAGCTTGTGTGGGATTTTGTTATTACCATTCACTTTTTACACTTTGTACTTGTCTGGATTGCCAATGGGATACccaaaaatatatattggTGGTTACTCCAGATAATAAGCTCCGTTTTTATGATAGTTTTAGGTACATATTTGACTAGGAAGATCGAATTGAGAGACACCTTCTTTGAGAATATGACAGACATTGAGCTGGCAAATTCAAAGTGA
- a CDS encoding uncharacterized protein (PKUD0B00210; similar to Saccharomyces cerevisiae YMR076C (PDS5); ancestral locus Anc_2.539), which translates to MTEGRRLKFKEEIVSTVSNPISTRELLTRLAELHQELSILEQSQIDLASLSVVKEQLVNKKLLKNTNRGVQALVCCCLTDVLRLFAPDAPYSSSTLASIFRLFLQQFPFLDDQDSVYYPHYVYMLERIAEVKLIALMTDLDHNEKLIVRLFETFYALTSNESFDKEKLQPALISILNEVISEANQLDLRVLKLILNKFLANSKNMKNQSNIRVPGFDLSLALCEINSDKLSRLVTYFFSEMILEATKNDDAYDMDYSESDDSEDNKNNSRDGQGPMIDMVQMKKIHTLAVELWRYVPEMLTSVLGLLDNELEADDPLVRSIATDTISKMLAMQPSRINFPATFASTYLNWLKKPFDISISLRRTWINGSAEILEARNDITSDIVNGLLKTLVDSNDKVRLQTIVELKKLKPSTFLDKVMKDSLMDTLFKLIREKHHTIRTEIINFLSTIYNYATKEETHRSHRMIQDIPNHILNLIYINDNTINAEVDIALCEKILPFSSNTEARVNRLLFTLSVLNDKARQSFLAILRRQPQVSKVILQLIAIIEDEEDEHKDQKIGNAVKWLSKGFPPTYNPQESLQSFISLDNKRFFRLLRVISTPSSDYDTIVNGMKEILNRLRDGKLFDQNKLFESVKTGEIYNTIQLLMLRSSNVFLNVDNITELIEINNDSTHQFNQAAKLLLTNISIIYPENLSSSIKGIVDRLVEKARNIDFCGTRIHSDCWKDLKIIHKFLENGDRVCGNREFYDTLFDFSIKGTVLEAKYSVKIMNKMEEEIKGVYFVKMVHHVWPLNIGSSFFNTHLSALCSLFLCDLISVDHIKEELSEFLASEVLLKNRLKEEENEEAKLSTWISDEDLNYSIENTNCYSKILAMKLLTNWLISISDYPTAEVEQIAKPILSMLSSFINRGGEIVSTNDTPPRFASRLRVHAGIELTKLSQYPSYETLIDQRRINRLILLVQDVEMNVRKLFLEKLKKKIIQNRVSKKFLPLIFFTAFEPEKSLKLTTTTWITALFTKRASSSNTEALIFEKSYIRLLHMLGNHPEFKELFGSYTEVDDSQEGTKHDAFKEMSMFAITHIVYALSLISTFDNISLLYYLSQRIKQFEAISTIEGEHSDTAIYFISDLSQAALKYIGKVKNWNISIWPNQLSLPSDLFSKLSNDKANENVKTNFIPDKYASAIDELIRLRWRAEHTPAKSRKNKKKHSQLEVQALEDGEDNTGKRNFTKKRKNSDDGGIRSLKEGDQDYVEKSTKGSKYKGVRRSKRSRRVDYNEETY; encoded by the coding sequence ATGACAGAGGGGAGGAGATTGAAATTCAAGGAAGAGATAGTCTCAACAGTTTCGAATCCGATCTCCACAAGGGAATTACTGACGCGTCTCGCTGAGCTTCATCAGGAACTATCCATTTTGGAGCAATCACAAATCGATTTGGCGTCACTTTCAGTCGTTAAAGAGCAATTGGTCAACAAAAAGCTTCTGAAAAACACAAATAGGGGCGTTCAAGCTTTAGTTTGTTGCTGCTTAACAGATGTTCTAAGATTATTTGCTCCAGATGCTCCTTACAGTAGTTCGACTTTGGCTTCAATTTTTAGATTGTTCCTTCAACAGTTCCCTTTTTTGGACGACCAAGATTCTGTTTACTATCCTCATTATGTTTACATGCTTGAGAGAATAGCCGAAGTGAAGTTAATCGCTTTAATGACAGACTTGGATCATAACGAGAAGTTGATTGTACGATTATTTGAAACCTTTTATGCACTAACTTCAAACgaatcttttgataaagaaaaattacaaCCTGCACTGATTAGTATACTCAATGAAGTTATTAGTGAAGCCAACCAATTGGATCTGCGGGTTTTGAAGCTAATCTTGAACAAGTTTTTggcaaattcaaagaatatgaaaaacCAATCAAATATTAGGGTTCCCGGATTTGATTTGAGTTTGGCCCTCTGTGAAATCAACTCCGACAAATTGTCGAGGTTGGTTACCTACTTTTTCTCAGAAATGATACTTGAagcaacaaaaaatgaCGATGCTTATGACATGGATTATAGTGAAAGCGACGATTCAGAGGATAACAAGAATAACAGCAGAGATGGACAAGGACCTATGATCGATATGGtccaaatgaaaaagattcACACATTGGCCGTAGAATTATGGAGGTATGTTCCGGAAATGCTAACATCCGTTCTAGGTTTACTCGACAACGAGCTCGAAGCTGATGATCCCCTAGTTCGATCGATCGCTACTGATACCATTAGTAAAATGCTAGCCATGCAACCATCGAGGATCAATTTCCCAGCAACGTTTGCCAGCACTTACTTGAATTGGCTGAAAAAACCTTTTGATATCTCAATATCCTTGAGGAGGACGTGGATAAACGGTTCAGCAGAGATCCTTGAAGCTCGAAATGATATAACCTCCGATATCGTTAACGGgttgttgaaaactttggtCGATTCAAATGATAAAGTAAGGCTTCAAACCATAGTTGAGctaaaaaaattgaagccATCAACTTTCCTTGACAAGGTAATGAAGGATTCCTTAATGGATACTTTGTTCAAACTCATCCGGGAGAAGCACCATACGATTAGAACcgaaataatcaatttcttaTCAACCATTTATAATTATGCCACCAAGGAGGAAACACACCGTTCCCATCGTATGATCCAGGATATTCCAAATCACATTCTAAACTTGATTTACATTAATGATAATACAATCAACGCCGAAGTTGACATAGCATTGTGTGAAAAAATACTACCGTTCAGCTCAAATACCGAGGCTAGAGTTAATAGGCTATTGTTTACTTTATCTGTGTTGAACGACAAGGCCAGGCAATCATTTTTAGCCATTTTGAGGAGACAGCCACAGGTTTCGAAGGTGATTTTGCAGCTGATTGCcattattgaagatgaagaggatgaGCATAAAGATCAGAAAATTGGGAATGCTGTTAAATGGCTCTCTAAGGGGTTCCCACCGACCTATAATCCACAAGAAAGTCTTCAATCCTTCATCTCTCTTGATAATAAACGATTTTTCCGTTTGTTGAGGGTAATCTCTACACCATCATCAGATTATGATACTATAGTTAATGGaatgaaagaaattttAAACAGACTCAGAGACGGAAAACTTTTTGACcaaaataaactttttgAAAGTGTAAAGACAGGTGAAATCTATAATACCATCCAACTACTGATGCTAAGAAGCTCTAACGTATTCTTGAATGTCGACAATATAACTGAACTAATTGAAATAAATAATGATTCCACCCATCAATTCAACCAAGCGGCAAAACTTCTGTTAACTAATATTTCCATAATATACCCAGAAAATCTATCATCTAGTATAAAAGGTATCGTAGATAGGTTGGTAGAAAAGGCTAGAAATATTGATTTCTGCGGAACAAGGATCCATAGTGATTGCTGGAAAGATCTCAAAATTATCCATAAATTTCTAGAAAATGGCGACAGGGTATGTGGGAACAGGGAATTTTACGACActctttttgatttctccatCAAAGGTACCGTTTTGGAAGCTAAATATTCCGTTAAAATCATGAACAagatggaagaagaaataaaggGTGTCTATTTTGTTAAAATGGTCCACCATGTTTGGCCACTTAATATTGgatcttcttttttcaatacGCATTTATCAGCTCTTTGTTCCTTGTTTTTATGTGACCTGATATCCGTTGACCACATTAAGGAGGAACTTAGTGAATTTTTAGCCAGTGAGGTCCTTCTAAAAAATCGTTTGAAAGAGGAGGAGAACGAGGAAGCAAAACTATCGACATGGATAAGTGATGAAGATCTGAATTATAGTATTGAAAACACAAATTGCTATTCCAAGATCTTGGCCATGAAATTGCTGACCAATTGGTTAATTTCAATCAGTGACTATCCAACCGCAGAAGTAGAACAGATAGCAAAGCCTATTTTAAGCATGTTATCTTCATTCATTAATAGAGGAGGTGAGATTGTTTCTACGAACGATACACCTCCAAGATTTGCTTCGAGGTTGAGGGTGCATGCAGGGATTGAACTGACAAAGCTTTCTCAATATCCATCTTACGAAACATTGATTGATCAACGTAGAATCAATAGATTGATTTTACTTGTTCAAGATGTCGAAATGAATGTGAGGAAATTGTTTTTAGAGAAactcaagaagaagataatCCAAAATAGGGTttccaaaaagtttttacCTCTTATATTCTTCACTGCATTTGAACCGGAGAAGTCTCTCAAATTAACTACCACTACTTGGATTACAGCTCTATTCACAAAAAGGGCGAGTAGTTCAAATACAGAAGCTCTTatatttgagaaatcaTACATCAGATTACTCCATATGCTTGGAAATCACCCCGAATTTAAGGAACTATTTGGCTCTTACACCgaagttgatgattccCAAGAAGGAACTAAACATGAtgctttcaaagaaatgtCAATGTTCGCTATAACACACATAGTGTATGCTTTATCTCTTATTAGCACTTTCGATAACATCTCCTTATTGTATTATCTCAGCCAGAGGATTAAACAATTTGAAGCTATCTCAACTATCGAGGGAGAACACTCTGATACTGCAATTTATTTCATTTCCGATTTATCACAAGCTGCTCTGAAATACATTGGGAAAGTCAAAAATTGGAATATATCGATTTGGCCTAATCAGCTCAGTCTACCTAGTGATCTTTTCTCAAAGTTAAGCAATGATAAGGCAAATGAAAACGTGAAAACCAATTTTATTCCCGATAAATATGCCTCTGCTATAGATGAGTTGATCAGATTAAGGTGGAGAGCAGAACACACCCCTGCAAAGAGcagaaaaaacaaaaagaagcacTCTCAACTGGAGGTGCAAGCCCTTGAGGACGGGGAAGATAATACAGGCAAAAGGAATTTTACCAAAAAACGTAAAAATTCAGATGATGGAGGCATCCGTTCTTTAAAAGAAGGGGATCAAGATTACGTTGAAAAAAGTACAAAGGGCTCAAAATACAAAGGTGTTAGAAGAAGTAAGAGGTCCAGAAGGGTGGACTACAACGAAGAGACCTATTAG
- a CDS encoding uncharacterized protein (PKUD0B00220; similar to Saccharomyces cerevisiae YOR250C (CLP1); ancestral locus Anc_8.690): protein MDFGLARIDVEIPAFNEWRVETPKNSTFTLKLESGTAEIFGSELSPDLTYVFKEEMKFAVATYHGCKISYTCTVPLDLEYISEETILKQMLNLHLAIENCSVGGKYPRILIIGPKDSGKTSLARTLAAYALKTSEKQPMLINLDPHLPHFGIASQLSVAKLYDSLDIETSTIAESLTTGPGTGLYRSQVPHLKCFGLEKFNENLELYKSLISELSVELDAKMKASKDCGTVIIDTPSFNVSDWKLIQQIVDIFHVDLLLVVGNERLLVDLRKKLTLESNVTMIKTPRSSGCIEKEAKYERDLQQRSIRQYFYGVERSRLNPFTFHSSVKDFIFLQPNTNEPNAEFLDFMAGDADDIVKTEAADDDYNPAMQSDSHLAVPIKRNWKYKQMLRYIEEPKEVDLINSVVAIIDDKDFNFNKWSKLEGDEKLSELNKFVTTQSVLGYSYVSSCDDTTGKIKLLVPSPVSSMPGKILIVTEMRYQE from the coding sequence ATGGATTTTGGGCTTGCTAGAAtagatgttgaaattcCTGCTTTTAACGAATGGCGGGTTGAAACGCCAAAGAATTCGACATTTACTCTCAAACTAGAGTCAGGAACTGCAGAAATTTTTGGTAGTGAGTTGTCGCCCGATCTCACCTATGTGTTCAAGGAGGAAATGAAGTTTGCGGTTGCAACATACCATGGGTGCAAGATTTCATACACTTGTACCGTTCCTCTGGATTTAGAATACATATCGGAAGAAACGATTTTGAAACAGATGTTGAATCTACACTtggcaattgaaaactgtTCAGTTGGTGGTAAGTATCCACGTATCTTGATTATAGGTCCGAAAGACTCTGGAAAAACATCTCTTGCACGGACTTTGGCTGCATATGCCCTCAAGACTTCAGAAAAACAGCCAATGCTGATAAATCTCGACCCTCATTTACCACATTTCGGTATTGCATCACAATTATCAGTAGCAAAACTATATGACTCCTTAGATATTGAAACATCTACGATTGCAGAATCATTAACCACTGGGCCAGGAACAGGCCTTTATAGATCGCAGGTTCCTCATTTAAAATGTTTTGgccttgaaaaatttaatgaAAACTTGGAACTTTATAAATCCCTAATATCTGAACTCTCTGTTGAATTAGACGCCAAAATGAAGGCATCAAAAGATTGTGGTACTGTTATTATAGATACGCCTTCTTTCAATGTCTCTGATTGGAAACTCATTCAGCAGATTGTAGATATATTTCACGTTGATTTATTGTTGGTTGTCGGAAACGAACGTCTACTTGTTGATCTACGTAAGAAATTAACCTTAGAAAGTAATGTCACCATGATAAAAACACCACGTTCAAGCGGATGTATTGAGAAGGAGGCCAAATATGAACGTGATCTGCAGCAGAGATCAATAAGACAATATTTCTACGGTGTTGAACGCTCACGTTTGAACCCGTTCACTTTCCACTCGTCGGTCAAagactttatttttttgcaaCCAAACACTAATGAGCCTAATGCTgaatttttggattttatGGCGGGAGATGCCGACGACATAGTGAAAACAGAAGCTGCTGATGACGATTATAATCCGGCAATGCAAAGCGATTCGCATTTGGCTGTTCCAATCAAGAGGAACTGgaaatataaacaaatGTTGAGATATATTGAGGAGCCAAAGGAAGTAGACTTAATCAACTCTGTTGTGGCGATCATAGATGacaaagatttcaattttaatAAGTGGTCTAAATTGGAAGGGGATGAAAAACTTAGTGAATTAAACAAATTTGTAACAACACAGAGCGTTTTGGGTTACTCCTACGTTTCCTCTTGCGATGACACTACGGGGAAGATTAAACTGTTGGTTCCCTCACCTGTATCCTCAATGCCAGGCAAAATATTAATTGTCACTGAAATGAGATACCAAGAGTAA
- a CDS encoding uncharacterized protein (PKUD0B00230; similar to Saccharomyces cerevisiae YKR020W (VPS51); ancestral locus Anc_1.283): protein MSSTEDSNSKKSASETLREQRAALQNFYKLSQQGPTTRVPPPSNSTEEVEKPPLFELPRASFTFSSAEINPIEIEDLDEFVKTEPYQNIIKAEVEALDSLNSSKSEIKSIIYNNYYELIKINNVLEDLVRPQEGEVQFEKMNENLDTIRKNIDKIKAADIDIFNDI, encoded by the coding sequence ATGTCATCCACAGAGGATTCAAACTCTAAGAAATCAGCTTCAGAAACTCTCAGAGAGCAAAGAGCAGCATTGCAAAATTTCTATAAGCTGTCACAGCAAGGTCCCACAACACGTGTACCACCaccatcaaattcaactgAGGAGGTTGAAAAACCACCACTTTTTGAGTTACCTAGGGCATCATTTACGTTTTCTAGTGCTGAGATTAATcccattgaaattgaagaccTTGATGAGTTTGTGAAAACGGAGCCATATCAGAATATCATCAAAGCCGAAGTTGAAGCTTTGGATAGTCTTAACTCATCCAAAAGTGAAATTAAATCCATTATATATAACAACTACTATGAACtgatcaaaatcaacaacgTTCTTGAAGATTTGGTTAGGCCACAGGAAGGAGAAGTgcagtttgaaaaaatgaatgaaaACTTGGATACAATTAGGAAAAACATCGATAAAATAAAAGCTGCGGacattgatattttcaatgatatttAG
- a CDS encoding uncharacterized protein (PKUD0B00240; similar to Saccharomyces cerevisiae YBR102C (EXO84); ancestral locus Anc_3.343) encodes MVEINRRFSRAQFGQQYVPNSSPFPQPIGNQNMGTNSSLNLSEYNNSKTRLQIPPNMKSSDSIFSVGTNATNATKRRFSMRNNAPKNYTTDNYSAPPLPATAHSQIISESYTSFQDMDTVGENDGNESFETENGYKKSPHDVLLELGNSNFNVDQFMKEQLVNADASQIDDFIQTVDELNISNEKSVKYILTDSTSQVLNVSKAFKETHDGLVSLKPKINELTDVLSQQLEAAQEYLSKIESDGRGNTNLAVPSNINRQSVMFLQSRWNASVKKIYAEVARAHDLLPYSESRHVINTSHRWSELNSITCKHVRPVTITIFNDSILVASKTNSSNTGSALRENSKVFKYTAIYFWSIESVTIQKCALGKASNSKDPSASSHIKSKGSGNTKNTALLIENKDTNQTFLFSADIEKDFSDTISAIKRARNEVASNKRRSARDSTSAHARADSRISITLDERSSNLERKIKPEFNQCVLMIDDLMTSVSLELGLKRFDECVGYLKSLEGELETLSQIAIAVGVPKALLNKSTFPSSKVQVSVFAQHVHLIYNLKSSECRSLTDRLVKTLLVEVECSTSDKKYMKEIIEIFKVLNKEKEAVETYLKSRGKELEDCVGMIRVGGSGLSSGNISIDLMNQQYVVRNDSVSNRRSGIMSRPSSVGGTPESELAVPKKTTDVTVDVVGELVTAYVRELSLVYMGYISRVCDEWNEFFIDESDNPKETQKAKKLSNIRLIEWVNGYIEEMKRSVQLTLMDYDKSGEVFRSSVEIMKNVFDGLKDREMNVDYLLEL; translated from the coding sequence ATGGTTGAAATCAACAGGCGGTTTTCTAGAGCCCAATTTGGCCAACAATATGTGCCTAACTCATCGCCATTTCCTCAGCCCATTGGCAATCAAAACATGGGCACCAATAGTTCGTTGAATTTGAGTGAATATAATAACAGCAAGACTAGACTACAGATACCGCCAAATATGAAGAGTTCGGATTCGATCTTCTCTGTGGGCACCAATGCAACTAATGCCACCAAACGAAGATTTTCCATGAGAAACAATGCTCCTAAAAACTACACTACAGACAACTACTCGGCACCACCTCTTCCTGCAACAGCACATTCCCAGATTATTTCCGAATCGTACACTAGTTTCCAGGATATGGATACAGTTGGTGAAAATGATGGAAATGAGTCTTTTGAAACCGAAAATGGCTATAAAAAATCGCCGCATGATGTTTTGCTTGAATTAGGCAATTCTAATTTCAATGTTGATCAATTTATGAAAGAGCAATTAGTTAATGCGGATGCTTCACAAATTGACGATTTTATCCAAACTGTCGACGAACTCAATATAAGTAATGAAAAATCTGTCAAGTACATTTTAACAGATTCTACGAGCCAGGTATTGAATGTTAGCAAGgctttcaaagaaacacaCGATGGATTAGTTTCCTTGAAGCCTAAAATAAATGAATTAACAGATGTGCTAAGTCAACAATTAGAAGCTGCGCAAGAATACCTAAGTAAAATCGAATCGGATGGAAGAGGCAACACGAACTTGGCCGTGCCATCCAATATTAATAGACAATCGGTTATGTTCTTGCAAAGTAGATGGAATGCATCggtgaagaaaatatacGCGGAAGTAGCTCGTGCGCATGACTTGCTTCCTTATTCGGAGTCGAGGCATGTCATTAACACCTCCCACCGTTGGAGTGAATTGAATTCGATAACCTGCAAACATGTTCGTCCGGTAACtatcaccattttcaatgattcgATCTTAGTAGCTTCGAAAACGAATAGCTCGAACACCGGTTCGGCATTAAGGGAAAACAGCAAAGTTTTTAAATACACTGCAATTTATTTCTGGTCAATCGAAAGTGTCACAATTCAGAAATGTGCCCTGGGTAAAGCTTCAAATTCTAAGGACCCGTCAGCCTCGTCACATATAAAGTCAAAGGGCAGTGGAAATACCAAAAATACCGCATTATTGATTGAGAATAAAGACACCAATCAGACATTCCTGTTTAGTGCTGATATAGAAAAAGATTTTTCAGATACTATTTCCGCTATAAAGAGGGCCAGAAATGAGGTTGCATCtaataaaagaagaagtgCAAGAGATTCTACATCGGCGCATGCGAGAGCTGACTCGAGAATAAGTATCACATTGGATGAGAGGAGTAGTAACCTTGAAAGGAAAATCAAACCGGAATTTAACCAATGTGTTTTAATGATAGATGATTTGATGACAtctgtttctcttgaattAGGGTTGAAACGTTTTGATGAATGTGTTGGTTACCTTAAAAGTCTAGAGGGAGAATTGGAAACTCTGTCACAGATTGCTATTGCAGTCGGCGTTCCAAAAGCTCTCCTGAACAAGTCAACGTTTCCTTCAAGTAAGGTCCAAGTGTCTGTTTTTGCACAACATGTTCATCTTATATACAATCTAAAATCATCAGAATGTAGGTCTCTTACAGATAGGTTGGTCAAGACGTTGCTGGTGGAAGTTGAGTGCTCAACGTCAGATAAGAAATATATGAAGGAGATCATCGAGATATTCAAAGTACTGaataaagagaaagaagcaGTTGAAACTTATTTAAAGTCCAGAGGTAAAGAACTGGAGGATTGTGTTGGTATGATAAGAGTTGGAGGTAGTGGGCTATCCAGTGGTAACATTTCTATAGATTTGATGAACCAGCAGTATGTTGTTCGAAATGATTCTGTAAGCAATAGAAGATCGGGAATCATGTCACGCCCCTCAAGTGTGGGTGGTACACCTGAAAGTGAATTAGCAgtaccaaaaaaaacaactgATGTAACCGTTGATGTGGTAGGAGAATTGGTGACTGCCTATGTTCGTGAGCTATCGCTCGTTTACATGGGTTACATAAGCAGAGTGTGTGATGAGTGGAATGagtttttcattgatgagTCTGACAACCCTAAGGAGACACAAAAAGCCAAGAAGCTGTCGAATATTCGACTTATTGAGTGGGTTAACGGATACATTGAAGAGATGAAGAGATCGGTACAATTAACGTTGATGGATTATGATAAAAGTGGTGAAGTGTTTAGGTCGAGTGTTGAGATTATGAAAAATGTATTTGATGGCTTGAAGGACAGAGAAATGAATGTTGATTACCTATTAGAGTTATAA